In one window of Gemmatimonadota bacterium DNA:
- a CDS encoding acetyl-CoA carboxylase carboxyltransferase subunit alpha, with protein sequence MASNYSLDFEKPLQELERQIEDLQKLGEERQIDVSEEARLLQVRLNTLRSEIYHNLSPIQRVQVARHPRRPYTLDYLSTIFTDFIELHGDRLFRDDPAIVGGWARLAGTSVMVIGHQKGRDTKENLKRNFGMAHPEGYRKALRLMKLAAKFGAPVVTLIDTPGAYPGLGAEERGQSEALARNILEMAALPTPIVAVVIGEGGSGGALALGTADRILMFENSVYSVISPEGCAAILWKDASQRERAADALKITAQDLLKSKLVDEIIPEPIGGAHLDPEATGEALREVLIRHVNELRKVRPEKLVRRRADKFAAMGAYSEA encoded by the coding sequence ATGGCATCGAACTACTCGCTGGATTTCGAGAAGCCGCTGCAGGAGCTGGAGCGGCAGATCGAGGACCTGCAGAAGCTGGGTGAGGAGCGACAGATCGACGTCTCCGAGGAGGCGCGGCTGCTCCAGGTCCGGCTCAACACGCTCCGGTCGGAGATCTACCACAACCTCTCCCCCATCCAGCGGGTGCAGGTGGCGCGCCATCCGCGCCGCCCCTACACGCTCGACTACCTGAGCACGATCTTCACCGACTTCATCGAGCTCCACGGCGACCGGCTCTTCCGCGACGACCCCGCGATCGTCGGCGGCTGGGCCCGCCTGGCCGGCACCTCGGTCATGGTCATCGGGCACCAGAAGGGCCGCGACACGAAGGAGAACCTCAAGCGCAACTTCGGCATGGCCCACCCCGAGGGCTACCGCAAGGCGCTGCGCCTGATGAAGCTGGCGGCCAAGTTCGGGGCGCCGGTCGTGACGCTGATCGACACCCCCGGCGCCTACCCTGGACTGGGCGCTGAGGAGCGGGGCCAGTCGGAGGCCCTCGCGCGGAACATCCTCGAGATGGCCGCCCTCCCCACCCCGATCGTCGCCGTGGTGATCGGCGAGGGGGGCTCCGGCGGCGCCCTCGCGCTCGGCACCGCCGACCGGATCCTCATGTTCGAGAACTCGGTCTACTCGGTGATCTCCCCCGAGGGCTGCGCCGCCATCCTGTGGAAGGATGCCAGCCAGCGCGAGCGCGCGGCCGATGCCCTCAAGATCACCGCGCAGGACCTGCTCAAGTCCAAGCTGGTGGACGAGATCATCCCCGAGCCGATCGGCGGCGCCCACCTCGACCCCGAGGCCACCGGCGAGGCGCTGCGCGAGGTGCTGATCCGCCACGTGAACGAGCTGCGCAAGGTCCGCCCGGAGAAGCTGGTCCGCCGCCGCGCCGACAAGTTCGCGGCGATGGGCGCGTACTCCGAGGCGTGA
- a CDS encoding methionine--tRNA ligase, whose translation MARFFITTAIDYANGDPHMGHAFEKIGADAIARYRRLRGDEVWFLIGMDEHGQKVAQVAQDRGVSPQALTDEIAATFLATWRDLGISNDQFIRTTAAEHKAGVTDLIERIFARNPDDFYERRYRGRYCVGCEAFKTDADIVDGKCVLHPTRVLEDVEERNWFFRLSRYQGFLEDLLERNPDFVQPEIRRNEILGLLRQGLEDVSASRSRVTWGVPFPRPTTDGEAQTTYVWFDALPNYWTASRFSGSGASWPAQLHVVGKDITRFHCVIWPAMLHAAGEALPDRVWAHGFIYFGGDRLSKSAGVRLDLRDAITRHGPDALRYFLLREVGFANDGSFTWERFDERYTSDLADGLGNLASRTLAMIEKYRGGRVPAGESTSLDAAGAEAVAQYRAAMDALDLRGGAEAAWELVTAANQYIVQTAPWALAKQGKDGELDDALHALAGCLLRLAVLVFPFMPAKAGELWGYLGQSASPAASWAQAEAPQGVGAQVRKPEGLFPRPAPTTP comes from the coding sequence GTGGCGCGCTTCTTCATTACCACCGCCATCGACTACGCCAACGGCGATCCCCACATGGGGCACGCCTTCGAGAAGATCGGCGCCGACGCCATCGCCCGGTACCGCCGACTCCGCGGCGACGAGGTCTGGTTCCTCATCGGCATGGACGAGCACGGCCAGAAGGTGGCGCAGGTGGCCCAGGACCGGGGCGTGTCCCCCCAGGCGCTCACGGACGAGATCGCCGCCACCTTCCTCGCCACCTGGCGCGACCTCGGCATCTCCAACGACCAGTTCATCCGCACCACCGCCGCCGAGCACAAGGCCGGGGTGACCGACCTGATCGAGCGGATCTTCGCCCGCAACCCGGACGACTTCTACGAGCGCCGCTACCGGGGGCGCTACTGTGTCGGCTGCGAGGCCTTCAAGACCGACGCCGACATCGTCGACGGCAAGTGCGTGCTGCACCCCACGCGCGTCCTCGAGGACGTCGAGGAACGGAACTGGTTCTTCCGGCTGAGCCGCTACCAGGGCTTCCTCGAGGACCTGCTCGAGCGGAACCCCGACTTCGTGCAGCCCGAGATCCGGCGTAACGAGATCCTGGGCCTGCTGCGCCAGGGCCTGGAGGACGTCTCCGCGAGCCGCAGCCGCGTGACCTGGGGTGTCCCCTTCCCCCGCCCCACCACCGATGGTGAGGCGCAGACCACCTACGTCTGGTTTGACGCGCTTCCCAACTACTGGACCGCCTCGCGCTTCAGTGGCTCGGGCGCCAGCTGGCCGGCCCAGCTCCACGTCGTCGGCAAGGACATCACCCGGTTTCACTGCGTGATCTGGCCGGCCATGCTGCACGCGGCCGGCGAGGCGCTGCCGGACCGGGTGTGGGCCCACGGGTTCATCTACTTCGGCGGCGACCGGCTCTCCAAGAGCGCCGGGGTGCGCCTCGACCTGCGCGACGCGATCACCCGGCACGGCCCCGATGCCCTGCGCTACTTCCTGCTGCGCGAGGTCGGGTTTGCCAACGATGGCAGCTTCACCTGGGAGCGCTTCGATGAGCGCTACACCTCCGACCTGGCCGATGGCCTCGGCAACCTCGCGAGCCGCACCCTGGCCATGATCGAGAAGTACCGCGGCGGCCGGGTCCCGGCCGGGGAGTCCACCAGCCTCGATGCCGCGGGAGCGGAGGCGGTCGCCCAGTACCGCGCCGCCATGGACGCCCTGGACCTCCGGGGCGGGGCCGAGGCCGCCTGGGAGCTGGTCACCGCAGCCAACCAGTACATCGTGCAGACTGCCCCATGGGCCCTGGCCAAGCAGGGGAAGGACGGGGAACTCGACGATGCCCTCCATGCCCTGGCCGGCTGCCTGCTCCGCCTGGCCGTCCTGGTCTTCCCGTTCATGCCCGCCAAGGCCGGGGAGCTCTGGGGCTACCTCGGGCAATCCGCGTCGCCTGCGGCATCCTGGGCGCAGGCTGAGGCACCGCAGGGAGTTGGCGCCCAGGTACGCAAGCCTGAAGGACTCTTTCCCCGGCCTGCCCCTACAACTCCTTGA
- a CDS encoding M23 family metallopeptidase → MLKAATGIATVVALLALLLGYGAVSRSVDLRRSAELERQNAALAEELTHLHGELSTLSDTLRTIAERDARIRLLANLEPNDPGVQLAGIGGPRGRDSAGKWQDRYGTLGRRAAEVRVDLGALIRRANLLAASFDEASDSLAHHRDRLAAMPSIMPTAGWLSSAFTSMREHPILHIARPHEGIDVTAPMGAPIQAPAGGTVVSAGWVSGYGNVIEVDHGYGIVTRFAHCSKLLAQRGQRVKRNQVIAEVGNTGLATGPHLHYEVHVNGKPVDPLRYVLPDVVVD, encoded by the coding sequence GTGCTGAAGGCCGCGACCGGCATCGCCACCGTGGTAGCCCTCCTGGCGCTGCTGCTGGGCTACGGCGCGGTCTCGCGGTCGGTGGACCTGCGGCGCAGCGCGGAGCTGGAGCGGCAGAACGCCGCCCTGGCCGAGGAACTCACCCACCTGCATGGTGAGCTCTCGACCCTGAGCGACACCCTCCGCACCATCGCCGAACGCGACGCGCGCATCCGCCTGCTCGCCAATCTCGAGCCCAACGACCCCGGGGTGCAACTGGCCGGCATCGGCGGCCCGCGCGGCCGCGACTCCGCCGGCAAGTGGCAGGACCGCTACGGGACGCTGGGACGCCGCGCCGCGGAGGTCCGGGTGGACCTGGGTGCGCTGATCCGGCGCGCCAACCTGCTGGCCGCCTCCTTCGATGAGGCGAGCGATTCGCTGGCCCACCATCGCGACCGGCTGGCCGCCATGCCGTCGATCATGCCGACGGCGGGCTGGCTCTCCAGCGCCTTCACGTCGATGCGCGAGCATCCGATCCTGCACATCGCCCGGCCGCACGAGGGCATCGACGTCACCGCCCCGATGGGCGCGCCGATCCAGGCGCCCGCCGGCGGCACCGTGGTCTCCGCGGGCTGGGTGAGCGGTTACGGCAACGTGATCGAGGTGGACCACGGCTACGGCATCGTGACCCGCTTTGCGCACTGCTCCAAGCTCCTCGCGCAGCGCGGCCAGCGGGTCAAGCGCAACCAGGTCATCGCCGAGGTGGGCAACACCGGCCTCGCCACCGGCCCGCACCTGCACTACGAGGTGCACGTCAATGGCAAGCCGGTCGACCCGCTCCGCTACGTGCTCCCCGACGTCGTGGTCGACTGA
- a CDS encoding ABC transporter permease, whose amino-acid sequence MGATALALLRAYRRTALLLAAALAVALGAGLPVALARGRLVVDPSRAPLEGLAWNSPVTPPNALRQQAVDGLFGALFGAAGLVVGVAALALIALAAARMAQREREVAVRRAVGASRRMLLGGFLLEGAAIAAVGVAVGLPPGVLLARRLVAAWPEQTVAGGFLPAAVFAAVPLALIVLGALFPLFFARRPEITEPADSGIALRIPSLLLGLSLATLATGLLLTRHMRSLMARGGTDAPETRVYRLTMTSGDLARRGAALDSVLTRLAATPGVTAPSLVQPGALFGLAAASIARADCGPCWPHRFRPRPAAHYYVSADSFDAMGVRLVEGRAFTAADRYAAEPVAIVNAAFAREQFLGSALGKAVMVGDDRDRWYRVIGVADDPPPRGLGARQRPDYAVYLSILQHPPQAVDLVVPDAAGLDDAIRAALAPIPGLQLAGAAQPVAALLAAEQAPLRWFGPVFSGLGVAMLLLATVGTFALIRLWVLSLSGEIAVWRAVGARRRRVLALLLRRAAGAGLGGVLLGAWLGPLFWEAFRLWLPGLGGWEAGLLLPVATLLLGVAVLGAFLPARELLSQPPVALFGVHED is encoded by the coding sequence GTGGGCGCCACCGCGCTGGCCCTGCTCCGGGCCTACCGCCGCACCGCGCTGCTGCTGGCCGCGGCGCTGGCGGTCGCGCTCGGGGCGGGGCTCCCGGTGGCGCTGGCCCGGGGCCGGCTGGTGGTCGACCCGTCCCGGGCGCCGCTCGAGGGCCTGGCCTGGAACTCCCCGGTCACCCCGCCGAACGCGCTGCGCCAGCAGGCGGTGGACGGGTTGTTCGGGGCGCTGTTCGGAGCGGCCGGCCTGGTGGTCGGGGTCGCGGCCCTGGCGCTCATCGCCCTGGCGGCGGCCCGGATGGCCCAGCGCGAGCGGGAGGTGGCGGTCCGGCGCGCCGTCGGGGCCTCGCGCCGGATGCTCCTGGGGGGCTTCCTCCTCGAGGGCGCCGCGATCGCCGCGGTGGGCGTCGCCGTGGGCCTGCCGCCCGGGGTGCTCCTCGCCCGCCGGCTGGTCGCCGCGTGGCCCGAGCAGACGGTGGCCGGCGGGTTCCTGCCCGCGGCGGTGTTCGCCGCGGTCCCCCTCGCGCTGATCGTCCTGGGCGCGCTCTTTCCGCTCTTCTTTGCCCGGCGGCCGGAAATCACCGAACCCGCCGACTCGGGCATCGCGCTCCGGATCCCGTCGCTCCTGCTGGGTCTCTCCCTGGCCACGCTCGCCACCGGCCTGCTCCTGACCCGCCACATGCGGTCGCTCATGGCCCGGGGCGGCACCGACGCCCCGGAGACCCGGGTCTACCGGCTGACCATGACCTCTGGCGACTTGGCGCGGCGCGGGGCGGCGCTCGACTCGGTGCTGACCCGCCTGGCCGCGACCCCGGGCGTCACCGCGCCGAGCCTGGTGCAGCCCGGGGCCCTGTTCGGGCTCGCGGCGGCGAGCATCGCGCGCGCCGATTGCGGCCCTTGCTGGCCGCACCGGTTCCGGCCCAGGCCGGCAGCGCACTACTACGTGAGCGCCGACAGCTTCGACGCGATGGGGGTGCGGCTGGTGGAGGGACGGGCGTTCACGGCCGCCGATCGCTATGCCGCCGAGCCGGTGGCGATCGTCAACGCGGCGTTCGCGCGGGAACAGTTCCTCGGCTCGGCGCTGGGCAAGGCCGTGATGGTGGGCGACGACCGCGACCGCTGGTACCGCGTCATCGGGGTGGCCGATGACCCGCCGCCCCGCGGCCTCGGCGCACGCCAGCGCCCCGACTACGCCGTGTACCTGAGCATCCTCCAGCACCCTCCGCAGGCGGTCGACCTGGTGGTCCCTGACGCCGCCGGCCTCGATGACGCCATCCGTGCCGCGCTCGCCCCGATCCCGGGGCTGCAGCTGGCCGGCGCGGCGCAGCCGGTGGCCGCCCTGCTGGCGGCGGAGCAGGCGCCATTGCGCTGGTTCGGGCCGGTGTTTTCCGGGCTGGGCGTGGCCATGCTCCTCCTGGCCACGGTGGGCACCTTTGCGCTCATCCGGCTCTGGGTGCTGTCACTCTCCGGCGAGATCGCGGTGTGGCGCGCGGTGGGGGCGCGACGGCGGCGGGTGCTGGCCCTCCTGCTGCGCCGGGCCGCCGGCGCGGGGCTCGGGGGCGTGCTGCTCGGTGCCTGGCTGGGACCGCTCTTCTGGGAGGCCTTCCGGCTCTGGCTGCCCGGGCTGGGGGGCTGGGAGGCGGGGCTGCTGCTGCCGGTGGCCACCCTGCTGCTGGGGGTGGCGGTGCTCGGGGCCTTCCTGCCGGCGCGGGAACTGCTCTCGCAGCCGCCGGTGGCGCTGTTCGGGGTGCACGAGGACTGA
- a CDS encoding LemA family protein codes for MTRSLRVLLIGALALTASGCGYNRIQTMDESVGKAQGQIQAQLQRRADLIPNLVATVKGYAQHEESIFTEVANARARLNTSLQGGNLEDMAAANQAMNAPLGRLLAIVESYPQLKADANFRALQDELTGTENRIATARQDYNDAVNGYNSFIRSFPYNLTAKLFGASGPKPYFEAKDGTDAPPPVNFGN; via the coding sequence ATGACGCGGTCGCTTCGGGTGCTCCTCATCGGGGCCCTCGCCCTCACCGCGAGTGGGTGCGGGTACAACCGGATCCAGACCATGGATGAATCGGTGGGCAAGGCGCAGGGGCAGATCCAGGCCCAGCTGCAACGCCGTGCGGACCTCATCCCCAACCTCGTCGCCACCGTGAAGGGCTACGCCCAGCACGAGGAGTCGATCTTCACCGAGGTGGCCAACGCCCGGGCGCGGCTCAACACCTCGCTGCAGGGCGGCAACCTCGAGGACATGGCGGCCGCCAACCAGGCCATGAACGCGCCGCTGGGCCGGCTGCTGGCGATCGTGGAGTCCTACCCCCAGCTCAAGGCGGACGCCAACTTCCGCGCCCTGCAGGACGAGCTGACCGGGACGGAGAACCGGATCGCCACCGCGCGGCAGGATTACAACGACGCGGTGAACGGCTACAACAGCTTCATCCGCTCCTTCCCCTACAACCTCACCGCCAAGCTGTTCGGCGCCAGCGGCCCCAAGCCCTACTTCGAGGCCAAGGACGGCACCGACGCGCCGCCGCCCGTGAACTTCGGGAACTGA
- a CDS encoding nucleotidyltransferase domain-containing protein — MTQVQPLLDRFLADFDRLGLDDASVVLHGSAARGQHVPGFSDVNLLLVLPALPTATLEALRPLLRWWKVEARSVPLLLTGAEWGRAADAYPLEIAEMRTGYRVLRGTDPLAGLEVRPADLRQALEREFRGKLLRLRQVYALLGDDAPALGDVVRQSIPAILLLCRGLLVLAGQTPPGDPVELVNQAGRVAGFAGPAVARIVTRRGQEGWACSPEDLRGYLAAVETAAGFVDHFQIGERQ, encoded by the coding sequence ATGACGCAGGTACAGCCTCTCCTCGACCGGTTCCTCGCCGACTTCGACCGGCTGGGACTCGACGACGCGAGCGTGGTGCTGCACGGGTCCGCCGCGCGCGGCCAGCACGTCCCGGGCTTCTCCGACGTGAACCTCCTGCTGGTGCTGCCGGCGCTTCCCACCGCCACCCTCGAGGCGCTCCGGCCGCTGCTCCGCTGGTGGAAGGTCGAGGCCCGCTCGGTACCGCTGCTGCTCACCGGGGCGGAGTGGGGCCGCGCGGCCGACGCCTACCCTCTCGAGATCGCCGAGATGCGCACCGGCTACCGGGTGCTCCGGGGCACCGATCCGCTGGCCGGCCTGGAGGTGCGCCCGGCGGACCTGCGCCAGGCGCTGGAGCGCGAGTTCCGGGGCAAGCTGCTGCGGCTACGGCAGGTGTACGCGCTCCTGGGGGATGACGCGCCGGCCCTCGGCGACGTGGTGCGGCAGAGCATCCCGGCGATCCTGCTGCTCTGTCGCGGGCTGCTGGTGCTCGCCGGCCAGACCCCGCCGGGCGATCCGGTGGAGCTGGTGAACCAGGCGGGCCGGGTGGCGGGCTTCGCGGGGCCGGCGGTGGCGCGCATCGTCACCCGCCGGGGGCAGGAGGGCTGGGCATGCAGCCCGGAGGATCTTCGCGGGTACCTCGCCGCCGTGGAGACGGCGGCGGGTTTCGTGGACCACTTTCAGATCGGAGAACGCCAATGA
- a CDS encoding TPM domain-containing protein, protein MAGIVGGGEAVEIADWAERLRSATGAELAVVTLPTIGDAAPSDVALAIGRSWGVGAQGEAGDSAKNAGIVLLLVPQQNHQPGTGRLWIATGRGIEGIITDAIAGRITDLMVPALQQEQYGPALALGARAIAATVAKGFGVSDSALVNADPFRGGNGGEAESPFAGILVVIVIIVVLTIIAQNSGGGRGGRGGRRPRYGGTSIGWGGGGGSWGGGWGGGGGFGGGGGGGFGGFGGGGGFSGGGAGRSF, encoded by the coding sequence GTGGCCGGGATCGTGGGGGGCGGGGAGGCCGTGGAGATCGCGGACTGGGCGGAGCGGCTGCGCTCGGCCACGGGGGCCGAGCTGGCGGTGGTGACCCTGCCGACGATCGGGGACGCGGCGCCGTCCGACGTGGCGCTGGCCATCGGGCGGAGCTGGGGCGTCGGCGCCCAGGGCGAGGCGGGCGACTCGGCCAAGAACGCCGGGATCGTGCTGCTGCTGGTGCCGCAGCAGAACCACCAGCCGGGCACCGGCCGGCTGTGGATCGCCACGGGGCGCGGCATCGAGGGCATCATCACCGACGCCATCGCCGGGCGGATCACCGACCTCATGGTGCCGGCGCTGCAGCAGGAGCAGTATGGCCCGGCGCTCGCGCTCGGCGCGCGGGCCATCGCGGCCACCGTGGCCAAGGGGTTCGGGGTCTCGGACTCCGCCCTGGTGAACGCCGATCCCTTCCGGGGCGGCAATGGCGGCGAGGCCGAGAGCCCCTTCGCGGGGATCCTGGTCGTCATCGTGATCATCGTGGTGCTCACGATCATCGCCCAGAACAGCGGCGGGGGCCGCGGGGGCCGCGGGGGGCGGCGCCCGCGCTACGGCGGCACCAGCATCGGCTGGGGCGGCGGTGGCGGCAGCTGGGGTGGGGGCTGGGGTGGCGGGGGCGGCTTCGGTGGCGGGGGTGGCGGCGGGTTCGGGGGATTCGGGGGCGGGGGCGGGTTCAGCGGCGGCGGCGCCGGAAGGAGCTTCTAG
- a CDS encoding DsbA family protein yields MGVSRKSITLTACAVGLATVLGWQAWTGAPGARPAAYRQGDPLITQRTRGAASAPITIYELSDFQCPFCRRQAVETFPAIEREYITTGKVRWIFLNFPLTQIHPNALAASEFAMCAAKLDKFWPAHDLLFTYQGKWAPLKDPVPFLLSLADSAAIPRDDILPCLQNGEMRALVQAEAEGAAKSGVESTPTVYIEGAGLLRGAMPFAVYKQVLDSLYTERAGTR; encoded by the coding sequence GTGGGCGTCTCGCGCAAGTCCATCACCCTCACCGCCTGCGCCGTGGGACTGGCCACCGTCCTCGGCTGGCAGGCGTGGACCGGGGCGCCCGGCGCCCGGCCCGCCGCCTACCGCCAGGGGGATCCGCTGATCACCCAGCGGACCCGCGGCGCGGCCAGCGCGCCCATCACCATCTACGAACTCTCCGACTTCCAGTGCCCCTTCTGCCGCCGGCAGGCGGTGGAGACCTTCCCGGCCATCGAGCGCGAGTACATCACCACGGGCAAGGTCCGCTGGATCTTCCTCAACTTCCCGCTCACCCAGATCCACCCCAACGCCCTCGCGGCCTCGGAATTCGCCATGTGTGCCGCCAAGCTCGACAAGTTCTGGCCGGCGCACGACCTCCTCTTCACCTACCAGGGCAAGTGGGCGCCGCTCAAGGACCCGGTGCCGTTCCTGCTCTCCCTGGCCGACAGCGCCGCCATCCCCAGGGACGACATCCTCCCCTGCCTGCAGAACGGCGAGATGCGCGCGCTGGTCCAGGCGGAGGCGGAGGGGGCGGCCAAGTCGGGGGTGGAGAGCACGCCGACGGTGTACATCGAGGGGGCGGGCCTGCTCCGCGGCGCCATGCCGTTTGCGGTCTACAAGCAGGTGCTCGACTCGCTCTACACCGAGCGCGCCGGCACCCGCTAG